A genomic stretch from Petrimonas mucosa includes:
- a CDS encoding radical SAM protein: MKIAHLPKSVALELTYRCNHKCKFCSCPWDAPNSAYPKGEELTVCDWKKVVEVLYDKGVESFSISGGEVLLKDGFESILRFIRQEGGKRGLDLPIVLISNARKMNEDYIRLFKELNVHLSMSLPGYDTFQEHTGVDNADGVLHWFQVAKRLGLKTTLNVTVTKKNYGELFQTMSLGLINGADDVLLNRFLPGGRGLAHMDELMLTPSQVNGMLDVAEEVLSYANKQGNVGTEVPLCAIKDVEKYKHIHIGYQCAAAKGFFVIDPAGNIRT; encoded by the coding sequence ATGAAGATAGCACATCTACCCAAATCCGTAGCATTGGAACTGACTTATCGATGTAATCATAAGTGTAAGTTTTGTTCTTGCCCGTGGGATGCGCCTAATTCGGCATATCCCAAAGGTGAAGAATTGACCGTATGTGATTGGAAAAAGGTAGTGGAAGTCCTTTACGACAAAGGAGTTGAGTCATTTTCAATATCTGGTGGAGAAGTACTATTGAAGGATGGTTTTGAATCCATCCTTCGCTTTATCCGGCAGGAAGGCGGAAAGAGAGGTCTTGATTTGCCTATAGTCCTTATTTCCAATGCTCGTAAGATGAATGAGGACTACATTCGTCTTTTCAAAGAATTGAATGTTCACCTTAGCATGAGTTTACCTGGATATGACACTTTCCAAGAGCATACTGGCGTTGATAATGCTGATGGTGTCCTACATTGGTTTCAAGTCGCAAAGAGACTAGGGTTGAAAACAACGTTGAATGTGACTGTAACCAAAAAGAATTATGGGGAACTATTTCAAACAATGTCCTTAGGATTGATAAATGGAGCCGATGATGTCTTGCTAAACCGATTCCTTCCTGGAGGAAGAGGACTTGCACATATGGATGAACTTATGTTGACGCCATCGCAAGTCAATGGAATGCTCGATGTCGCAGAAGAAGTGTTGTCTTACGCAAATAAGCAAGGTAATGTGGGAACGGAAGTACCACTTTGTGCCATTAAAGATGTTGAAAAGTATAAGCATATCCATATAGGTTATCAATGCGCAGCAGCAAAAGGATTCTTTGTTATAGACCCAGCTGGTAATATTCGTACTTAA
- a CDS encoding IS1380 family transposase translates to MQDKNSKKISFTACSVKKKFSSEQLTSYSGLSVTSDFINHCGIYGKLEHLFPTIRHNASRFSTAQILSSILLASLCGVHRLKRIENFTFDALVARLLKLPKNIDEDTIRRHLTGLGERGARSLHELLLGFTGMQVSRCGLSRLTLDCDSSTFTVYGNQQGAEVGYNSHKKGSKSYHPILCFVTEMKLLVNSWLRPGSAYTSNGVCEFVKETLAALPQKVEKVFFRADSGFFNGGLFNLLEDGKHEYLVKVKLKNLKDLLAGQTWQPIGPRTATCQFTHQCSGWRNPRMFYAVRIIKQMVEVDYFGEKQFVPEYEYFCYCSNLKGLDALQLHTLYGSRSESENWIEQTKNSLCAGKTITHDFWVNDILWQLSSFAYSLSVLMRYRGDFWVWRQEHSTFREWFIRVPGKVVKSGRQVTVKMPKEYYRKAGWRDFEQRITTTMTG, encoded by the coding sequence ATGCAAGACAAAAATAGTAAAAAAATCTCATTTACTGCCTGTTCAGTAAAGAAAAAGTTCAGTTCAGAACAATTAACATCATATTCAGGGTTAAGCGTAACCTCTGATTTTATCAACCATTGCGGTATTTATGGCAAGCTGGAACATCTTTTTCCAACCATCCGCCACAATGCAAGCCGTTTCAGCACAGCCCAAATACTCTCAAGTATCCTGTTGGCATCGTTGTGCGGTGTTCACCGTTTGAAGCGGATTGAAAACTTCACCTTTGACGCCTTGGTTGCCCGCTTGTTGAAGTTACCCAAGAACATTGACGAGGACACCATACGCCGCCATTTGACAGGTTTGGGTGAAAGGGGCGCCCGTTCGCTTCACGAGCTGTTGTTGGGTTTTACAGGCATGCAAGTTTCCCGTTGCGGTTTAAGCCGCTTGACACTTGATTGCGACTCAAGCACATTTACCGTTTACGGCAACCAACAAGGGGCTGAGGTGGGTTATAACTCGCATAAGAAGGGTTCGAAAAGCTATCACCCCATCTTATGTTTTGTCACGGAGATGAAACTGCTTGTCAATTCATGGCTCCGCCCGGGTTCAGCTTACACCTCAAACGGAGTTTGTGAGTTTGTCAAAGAAACCTTGGCCGCTCTTCCCCAAAAGGTGGAGAAGGTGTTTTTCAGGGCCGACAGCGGTTTTTTCAATGGTGGATTATTTAATTTGTTAGAAGACGGTAAACATGAATATTTGGTGAAAGTAAAGCTGAAAAACCTGAAAGATTTACTTGCCGGGCAGACTTGGCAGCCGATTGGCCCACGGACGGCGACCTGTCAGTTTACACATCAATGTAGCGGTTGGAGGAATCCCCGCATGTTTTATGCCGTGCGCATCATAAAGCAAATGGTTGAAGTCGATTATTTTGGCGAAAAACAATTTGTACCCGAGTATGAGTACTTTTGCTATTGCTCGAACCTGAAAGGATTGGATGCCTTGCAGCTCCATACCCTTTATGGATCCCGATCAGAGAGTGAGAATTGGATCGAGCAAACCAAAAACTCGCTTTGTGCGGGAAAAACCATCACGCATGATTTTTGGGTAAACGATATTCTTTGGCAACTTTCGTCATTTGCCTACAGTTTATCGGTGCTCATGCGATACCGGGGCGACTTTTGGGTTTGGCGTCAAGAGCACTCTACCTTCCGAGAATGGTTTATCCGAGTGCCGGGAAAAGTGGTGAAATCCGGCAGGCAGGTCACGGTAAAAATGCCTAAGGAGTATTACCGAAAAGCGGGGTGGCGTGATTTTGAGCAGCGAATAACGACAACGATGACCGGATGA
- a CDS encoding exodeoxyribonuclease X C-terminal domain-containing protein, with protein MTEEEKSKLIDAVNCKFPHNNIMELYYNIGRALPFTAQRFPDGRVSGWYRSQYVQVVKVMPHGKYGKYGKAYGYYYRNGERADSSDIEDLCWCKKEDQEPQEIPNSGCGSWKLLDIQGEPSSDNSKVLGLDDSIDFGKYKGVTLREVIEKDWQYIEWAVLQSQRLYVDVEAVVKYHESCIVSLKPTDVIQFGKYKGQSLASVYATDAQYLQWLESNNDSFRVDWDSFQAQKLNNKDE; from the coding sequence ATGACAGAAGAAGAAAAAAGTAAGCTCATAGATGCTGTTAATTGTAAGTTTCCTCACAATAACATCATGGAACTCTACTACAATATCGGTAGAGCCTTGCCTTTTACTGCACAAAGATTTCCTGATGGAAGGGTGTCAGGTTGGTACAGGTCTCAATATGTCCAGGTGGTGAAGGTGATGCCCCATGGAAAATATGGAAAGTATGGAAAGGCTTATGGATATTATTATCGCAACGGAGAACGTGCTGATAGTTCAGATATTGAGGACCTTTGTTGGTGTAAAAAGGAAGATCAGGAGCCACAGGAAATTCCAAATTCAGGATGTGGTTCTTGGAAACTTCTGGATATACAGGGAGAACCATCCTCTGATAATTCGAAAGTTTTAGGTCTCGATGACTCCATTGACTTCGGTAAATACAAAGGTGTAACCCTAAGAGAAGTCATAGAGAAGGATTGGCAATACATTGAATGGGCAGTATTGCAGTCACAAAGATTATATGTAGATGTGGAAGCTGTTGTAAAATATCATGAATCTTGTATTGTTAGCTTAAAGCCTACTGATGTAATACAGTTTGGCAAATATAAAGGTCAGTCATTAGCCTCAGTATATGCTACAGATGCCCAATATTTGCAATGGCTGGAAAGTAACAATGACTCTTTTCGGGTTGATTGGGATTCTTTTCAAGCACAAAAACTAAACAATAAAGATGAATAG
- a CDS encoding A1S_2505 family phage non-structural protein: MNSMVNYYTPEEQYWMTGGNTGELPVRITPSKINILGENEIFVFGSNIKGLHMGGAARAAYNRFGAEWGNGEGLQGKSYALPTMEGIDSTKEAVGHFTQCAKEHQELKFYVTPVGCGIAGYTSKEIGPLFRDAAKLSNVFLPISFWKVLLGITEKV, translated from the coding sequence ATGAATAGTATGGTAAACTATTATACACCAGAAGAACAGTACTGGATGACAGGTGGCAATACAGGAGAACTACCTGTCAGAATAACTCCATCCAAGATAAATATTCTAGGAGAAAACGAGATATTCGTATTTGGTAGCAACATCAAGGGGCTTCACATGGGCGGAGCGGCAAGAGCTGCATATAATAGATTCGGTGCTGAATGGGGCAATGGAGAAGGACTTCAAGGAAAGTCTTACGCACTTCCGACAATGGAAGGAATTGATAGTACCAAAGAAGCAGTTGGGCATTTTACACAATGCGCAAAGGAACATCAGGAACTAAAGTTTTATGTAACTCCAGTTGGATGTGGTATTGCTGGCTATACATCAAAGGAAATAGGGCCTTTGTTTAGGGACGCTGCAAAACTTTCAAATGTATTTCTGCCAATTAGTTTTTGGAAAGTCTTATTGGGGATAACTGAAAAAGTATGA
- a CDS encoding 2'-5' RNA ligase family protein, translating into MKSYLEIYVPIQFDEPWFVELRNALTGVPVRWQTGYYHITMAFLNETPANLDLLPILKKHLTVFPAPVLTFDKLDVLSTYSGMFIVHLTSTTIPDDFLLLTEAIRSNMKAVGCQIDSEFRLHVTLGRIIDKDLSLQNLQDLVSTVSLKPFTLMLSDVDYREFRGKTIYETKLSNNKTY; encoded by the coding sequence ATGAAATCGTATCTTGAAATATATGTTCCAATACAATTCGATGAACCTTGGTTCGTTGAATTAAGAAATGCTCTTACTGGAGTTCCTGTAAGATGGCAGACTGGGTATTATCATATTACAATGGCATTCTTAAATGAAACGCCAGCGAATCTTGATTTACTCCCAATACTGAAGAAACATCTTACAGTATTCCCAGCTCCTGTTTTGACATTCGATAAACTGGATGTGCTTTCTACATATTCAGGGATGTTTATCGTACATCTAACATCAACGACTATACCTGATGATTTTCTTTTATTGACAGAGGCTATTCGCTCAAACATGAAAGCTGTTGGATGCCAAATTGATTCGGAGTTCAGACTTCACGTTACATTGGGACGTATAATAGATAAAGATTTATCACTTCAAAATCTTCAAGATTTGGTTTCTACAGTCTCGTTGAAGCCGTTTACTTTGATGCTGTCAGATGTTGACTATCGTGAGTTTCGGGGAAAAACTATATATGAAACAAAACTTAGTAATAATAAAACGTATTAA
- a CDS encoding IS1634 family transposase: MFFKTSIKQKDGGHEYTHYRLCESYREGRFIRNRTLLSLGDLESVLPPEKIPFLCQRINQVYFEGKTFIISSLRDDKVEALCTKYVGLLHEAQKIEKAKKKAAGIEQVYIDRTTNSDIREVGGEWLCLQACRQLLLPEYFETFGWEKQDIALALTQIIARAVYPASEFKTSRWLKENSALCELTGVDPSAITKDKLYQMAHRLYDEKDGLERHFSNRTNDLFSLDDKIIIYDLTNTYFEGAMRESRIAKFGRSKEKRNDARQVVLAVVVNPEGFLKESQIFEGNMTDPESLQYILDKMKSHRGRSDKKQVVVMDAGIATNDNLKILKEESFDYICVSRGKLKEYRATSLSPVEIRDKSNQLIEISQVEVDGESDSFYKVKSYSKGLKEASMENRFTRAFECGLSQAAEALKKKGGTKKLEKVWERIGRLKEKYPSVHRLYQIHVEPDERGIHATSISWERIEAKSESRHGEYFLRTSLSVHGEEITWLIYNTIREVESTFRCLKTDLNLRPVFHKTDEATMAHLHLGLLAYQLVSTIRFKLKQFGITHEWREIVRIMNTQKMVTTHMVNTDEECVSIRKCSLPESKVRIIYKVLGYDEKPFIRKKSVVPQLNLEKNIYAGIQGISSG; the protein is encoded by the coding sequence ATGTTTTTCAAGACAAGCATAAAGCAAAAGGATGGGGGCCATGAGTATACCCATTACCGGTTGTGTGAGAGCTACCGGGAAGGCCGCTTCATCCGTAATCGCACGCTGCTCTCTTTGGGTGACCTGGAATCAGTTCTTCCACCTGAAAAGATTCCCTTTCTCTGTCAACGCATCAACCAGGTTTACTTCGAGGGCAAAACATTCATCATCTCATCGCTTCGTGATGACAAGGTGGAAGCCCTGTGCACGAAATACGTGGGACTACTCCATGAAGCGCAAAAGATAGAAAAGGCAAAAAAGAAGGCAGCCGGTATCGAGCAGGTGTACATTGACAGGACAACGAACAGCGATATTCGGGAGGTTGGTGGCGAATGGCTCTGCCTTCAAGCTTGCCGCCAATTGCTCCTGCCAGAGTATTTTGAGACTTTCGGCTGGGAGAAACAAGATATCGCCCTTGCTTTAACACAGATCATCGCCCGGGCTGTTTACCCCGCATCGGAGTTTAAAACCAGCCGTTGGTTGAAGGAGAACTCGGCGCTTTGTGAACTAACCGGTGTTGATCCTTCGGCCATCACCAAGGATAAGCTTTACCAGATGGCTCACCGGCTTTATGATGAGAAGGATGGCCTGGAACGTCATTTTTCCAACCGTACGAACGATCTTTTTTCCTTGGATGACAAGATCATTATCTATGATTTGACAAATACCTACTTCGAGGGAGCTATGCGAGAGAGCCGGATAGCGAAGTTCGGGCGCAGCAAGGAAAAGCGTAACGATGCCAGACAGGTGGTGCTGGCTGTGGTGGTCAACCCGGAAGGTTTCCTGAAGGAGTCACAAATCTTTGAAGGCAACATGACTGATCCTGAAAGCCTGCAATATATTCTTGACAAGATGAAATCCCATAGGGGGAGATCCGATAAAAAGCAGGTGGTGGTCATGGATGCCGGCATCGCCACGAATGATAACCTGAAGATATTGAAAGAGGAATCCTTCGACTACATCTGTGTCTCACGGGGTAAACTCAAAGAATACCGTGCAACAAGCCTTTCCCCTGTGGAAATACGGGATAAATCCAACCAGCTCATCGAGATCAGTCAGGTAGAAGTGGATGGCGAAAGTGACAGCTTCTACAAGGTGAAGAGCTATAGCAAGGGTCTCAAGGAAGCGTCCATGGAAAACCGTTTCACGCGGGCCTTTGAATGTGGACTGAGCCAGGCAGCCGAAGCCCTGAAAAAGAAAGGAGGCACCAAAAAGCTTGAAAAGGTGTGGGAACGCATCGGCCGGCTAAAGGAAAAATACCCTTCGGTACACCGCCTGTATCAGATCCATGTGGAGCCCGACGAAAGGGGGATTCATGCCACATCCATATCCTGGGAGAGAATCGAGGCAAAGAGCGAATCAAGACATGGGGAATACTTCTTGCGTACTTCCCTGTCGGTACATGGAGAGGAGATCACCTGGCTGATTTACAACACTATAAGAGAAGTAGAGTCGACGTTTCGTTGCCTGAAGACTGATCTGAACCTGCGTCCCGTGTTTCATAAAACGGATGAGGCGACAATGGCTCATCTTCACCTCGGGCTGTTGGCCTACCAGCTGGTAAGCACGATCCGTTTCAAACTGAAACAATTTGGGATTACCCATGAGTGGAGAGAGATTGTCCGGATCATGAACACGCAGAAAATGGTGACAACGCACATGGTAAATACCGATGAAGAGTGTGTGTCGATTAGAAAATGTTCACTCCCTGAATCCAAAGTAAGAATCATATATAAGGTGTTGGGATACGATGAAAAACCATTTATCAGGAAAAAATCTGTAGTCCCCCAATTGAACCTTGAAAAAAATATATACGCAGGGATACAGGGAATTAGCTCCGGTTAG
- the ltrA gene encoding group II intron reverse transcriptase/maturase, whose translation MKGRKQKISIYQRPVAQNNRTASESHATGQTFLWITENNLTVHEHRKENGLLEDILSPSNLNAACKRVKSNHGAAGIDKMEVESLKDYLVGNKDVLIESILGGKYRLNPTRRVYIPKEDGKQRQLGIPTVVDRVIQQSIAQKLSQVCEPQFSDHSYGFRPRRSTHGALRKCQQYINEGYIYAVDMDLERFFDTVHHNLIEVLSRTIKDGRVVSLIHKYLNAGVKDGVCFEESHEGVPQGGPLSPLLGNILLGELDRELEKRGHKFVRYADDLVILCKSRRSAERVMESIISFIEKKLFLKVNRNKTKVAYIRDIQFLGYSFYRYKGECRLRVHSKSVEKMKARIRELTSRSNGWGNECRKTALNQYIIGWVQYFKLADIKTLLTTTDAWLRRRLRMVIWKQWKRIRTKVANLVKLGINRYKAYEWANTRKGYWHVANSFILSRTVTDERLRKAGYVFFSDYYKTVRVKC comes from the coding sequence ATGAAAGGACGAAAGCAGAAAATCTCTATATATCAGAGACCTGTAGCGCAGAATAATAGGACGGCATCCGAAAGCCATGCGACAGGGCAGACTTTCTTATGGATAACTGAAAACAACCTCACCGTACATGAACACCGTAAAGAGAATGGATTACTGGAAGACATCCTTTCACCTTCCAACCTTAACGCTGCCTGCAAACGGGTAAAGAGCAACCATGGCGCAGCAGGTATAGACAAGATGGAGGTTGAATCATTGAAAGATTATCTTGTCGGGAACAAGGATGTATTGATCGAGTCCATTCTGGGGGGCAAGTATCGCCTCAATCCGACACGAAGGGTATACATACCCAAAGAAGACGGGAAGCAGCGCCAGTTGGGTATCCCCACAGTAGTAGATCGGGTTATCCAGCAGAGCATTGCACAGAAGCTGTCTCAGGTCTGTGAACCTCAATTCAGTGACCATAGCTATGGGTTCCGTCCCAGACGCTCAACACACGGAGCCCTCAGAAAATGTCAACAGTATATCAACGAGGGTTACATCTACGCCGTAGATATGGATCTGGAGCGTTTCTTCGATACCGTACACCATAACCTGATAGAGGTCTTATCCCGTACTATCAAGGACGGGAGAGTGGTTTCACTTATACATAAGTATCTCAATGCAGGAGTGAAAGATGGAGTCTGTTTCGAAGAGAGCCATGAAGGAGTTCCACAAGGAGGACCATTAAGTCCTCTTTTGGGAAATATCCTTCTGGGTGAGCTGGACAGGGAACTCGAAAAACGGGGACACAAGTTCGTTCGCTATGCGGATGATCTGGTAATACTGTGCAAGAGTAGGCGAAGTGCCGAAAGAGTGATGGAGAGCATTATCTCGTTCATTGAGAAGAAACTCTTCCTGAAAGTCAATCGTAACAAAACGAAAGTTGCCTACATCAGGGATATCCAATTCCTTGGCTATAGTTTCTACCGATACAAGGGAGAATGCAGGCTGAGGGTTCACTCCAAAAGTGTGGAAAAGATGAAAGCTCGAATTAGAGAACTTACATCCCGAAGCAATGGATGGGGGAATGAGTGCAGGAAGACAGCACTAAACCAGTATATAATAGGTTGGGTGCAGTACTTCAAACTGGCAGACATTAAAACGTTACTCACAACAACGGATGCCTGGTTGCGTCGAAGGCTACGTATGGTGATATGGAAACAATGGAAACGGATCAGAACCAAGGTAGCTAATCTTGTTAAGCTGGGTATCAACAGATACAAGGCATATGAGTGGGCAAATACCAGAAAGGGCTATTGGCATGTAGCCAATAGTTTTATCCTTAGCCGAACAGTTACTGACGAGCGTTTAAGAAAAGCCGGTTACGTTTTCTTCTCGGATTATTATAAAACGGTTAGAGTGAAATGTTAA
- the ltrA gene encoding group II intron reverse transcriptase/maturase → MAQPQAITYQYDLFSEQRQDVIRPFPTSETVCGASGTKAFQVKEAGEQERALTPDLMSLVLSHDNIKAAYKQVKRNKGVAGIDQMPTGDFAEWYSQNAETLQSELYNGAYQPQGVKQVEIPKPNGGKRKLGIPTVTDRIIQQAISQVLNPIYERKFSDHSYGFRPNRNAHQALKKGSEYVSEGRVIVVDMDLKTFFDVVNHDRLMYLLSTTISDKTLLWLIRKYLQSGILIDGVVSQRTEGMPQGSPLSPLLSNIVLDELDKELERRGHKFVRYADDCNIYVRSQRAGERLLASISVFIETKLKLLVNKEKSRVCPVNHTKFLGYTIQRDGSLSIANESVKRFKEKVRKLTKRNRGVNFEQIIVELEPVMRGWLNYFRHARCKRLLENIDSWIRRKLRCYRLKQCKRVITLQQFLKSHGVETWQSWILALSGKGLWCKSGCPQAHQALSNRWFNDVGLYNLSLNYARLNH, encoded by the coding sequence ATGGCGCAACCGCAAGCGATAACGTACCAATATGACCTGTTTAGTGAGCAGCGTCAGGATGTTATCCGCCCTTTTCCCACGAGTGAAACCGTATGTGGAGCTTCGGGAACAAAGGCGTTTCAAGTAAAAGAAGCAGGCGAACAGGAACGAGCCTTAACCCCCGATTTAATGAGCTTGGTGTTGTCTCACGACAATATCAAGGCAGCCTACAAACAGGTAAAACGCAACAAAGGCGTTGCGGGTATTGACCAAATGCCGACAGGAGATTTTGCTGAATGGTATTCTCAAAATGCAGAAACGTTGCAAAGCGAACTTTACAACGGCGCTTACCAACCGCAAGGGGTAAAACAGGTCGAAATCCCGAAACCCAACGGCGGCAAACGCAAATTGGGTATCCCGACGGTAACGGACAGGATAATCCAACAAGCGATTTCCCAGGTGCTCAATCCTATTTACGAACGAAAATTTTCCGACCACAGTTATGGTTTTCGCCCCAACCGCAATGCACACCAAGCATTAAAGAAAGGCAGCGAATACGTATCAGAGGGTAGAGTAATCGTTGTAGATATGGATTTGAAAACGTTTTTCGATGTGGTCAACCACGACCGTTTAATGTATCTGCTATCAACCACCATCAGCGATAAAACGCTTTTGTGGCTGATACGCAAATACCTTCAAAGCGGTATACTGATAGACGGGGTTGTAAGCCAACGTACCGAAGGGATGCCGCAGGGCAGTCCTCTTTCACCCTTGCTGTCCAACATCGTTTTAGACGAACTGGACAAAGAGTTGGAAAGGCGGGGACACAAATTTGTTCGCTACGCGGACGATTGCAACATCTACGTACGCAGCCAACGGGCAGGCGAGAGATTGCTGGCATCGATAAGCGTATTTATCGAAACCAAGTTGAAATTACTAGTAAACAAAGAGAAAAGCCGGGTATGTCCGGTCAATCACACCAAATTCTTGGGCTATACCATTCAAAGGGATGGCAGTCTGAGCATAGCCAACGAAAGTGTAAAACGCTTTAAGGAAAAGGTACGGAAGTTAACCAAACGCAATAGGGGCGTGAATTTCGAACAAATTATTGTGGAACTCGAACCTGTGATGCGCGGTTGGCTTAACTACTTTCGGCATGCACGCTGTAAACGCCTGTTGGAGAATATAGATTCTTGGATACGGCGAAAACTTCGGTGCTATCGCTTAAAGCAATGCAAGCGTGTAATTACGCTTCAGCAATTTTTGAAAAGCCACGGTGTGGAGACTTGGCAAAGTTGGATATTGGCTCTTTCGGGGAAAGGGCTTTGGTGTAAATCGGGATGCCCGCAAGCGCATCAAGCCTTGTCCAACCGGTGGTTCAACGATGTAGGTCTTTACAATCTCTCATTAAATTATGCAAGGTTAAACCATTAA
- a CDS encoding DUF4091 domain-containing protein, which produces MNAIILLFVICFSGFSCDSKEIQFEYVDPMEKILAESSFFPGSQEAISEVVRGEHASLQFVVRSPYTINNLRVTVTQASNKDKLLPASKARFVGFVKVGRSIWDYSRDRINSPSGYFPDPLLEEDEIDVKFGNSQPIWITIPIPSDAIPGLYRGKVIINGNIENKEFHIEKDYSVRVYPVTIDKTSLWVTNWFTIDAAQLKWMNRGEDFESFSPQHWEYIRKLAKMMAEYRQNSARISPLDLSDFAFINGKWQVDFSRFDKVVEIFIQEGVIGRLEGGHIGTRESNWDSQFVVRVPSVDRNAENRFEKLPLSNERAQQFYVDFFTSLKQHLKEKGWEGNYLQYIADEPTSSNVQSYVEIARFVKQVYPEIKIIEATHSKDLEDIVDIYVPQLDFMNKDYYFYNNINKNSEGKEAWFYTCLSPKGEYANRFIELPLLKTRYIHWLNFKYNIPGYLHWGLNHWRTDPWDEQTSINYEGGNILPGGDSWIIYPKGDKLLSSIRFEAMRDGIVDYELFKMLEKKDPEAARDIIDKVIYSFDRYDNNIAAFREHRRKLMELLSE; this is translated from the coding sequence TTGAATGCAATCATTTTACTATTTGTGATTTGTTTCTCTGGTTTTAGTTGCGACAGTAAAGAGATTCAATTTGAATATGTTGACCCTATGGAGAAAATTCTTGCCGAAAGCAGTTTTTTCCCGGGTTCACAAGAAGCAATTAGTGAAGTGGTCCGAGGCGAACATGCCAGTCTACAGTTTGTTGTTCGCTCACCCTATACAATAAACAACTTAAGGGTAACGGTTACCCAAGCATCAAATAAAGACAAACTGCTCCCCGCATCGAAAGCAAGATTTGTTGGTTTTGTTAAAGTTGGGCGAAGTATCTGGGATTATTCCAGGGACAGAATCAATTCACCTTCGGGTTATTTTCCCGATCCGTTATTGGAAGAGGATGAGATTGATGTGAAATTTGGTAATTCACAGCCAATTTGGATCACTATACCCATCCCTTCGGATGCCATCCCCGGATTGTATCGTGGTAAGGTGATAATAAACGGGAATATTGAAAACAAAGAATTTCATATCGAAAAGGACTATTCTGTCAGGGTTTATCCTGTAACAATTGATAAAACCAGTTTATGGGTAACAAATTGGTTCACAATAGATGCGGCTCAACTTAAATGGATGAACCGGGGTGAAGATTTTGAATCTTTTTCTCCACAACATTGGGAGTACATCCGGAAACTGGCAAAAATGATGGCGGAATACAGACAGAACTCGGCCAGAATTTCCCCACTGGATTTATCTGATTTTGCATTCATAAATGGAAAGTGGCAAGTAGATTTCAGCCGATTCGACAAGGTGGTAGAAATTTTCATACAGGAAGGGGTTATTGGCAGGTTAGAAGGGGGGCACATTGGAACAAGAGAAAGTAATTGGGATTCACAGTTTGTGGTGAGAGTGCCTTCAGTGGATAGAAACGCCGAAAATAGGTTTGAAAAACTGCCATTATCCAATGAGCGAGCTCAGCAGTTTTACGTTGATTTCTTCACTTCTCTTAAACAACACCTGAAGGAAAAAGGGTGGGAGGGTAATTATTTACAATATATTGCCGACGAACCTACGTCCTCTAACGTACAAAGTTATGTGGAAATTGCACGGTTTGTCAAGCAAGTTTACCCGGAGATTAAAATTATTGAAGCTACACATAGCAAAGATCTGGAGGATATTGTGGACATATACGTGCCTCAACTGGATTTCATGAACAAGGATTATTATTTTTACAATAACATCAATAAAAATAGTGAAGGGAAGGAAGCATGGTTTTATACATGCCTGTCTCCCAAGGGAGAATACGCCAATCGGTTTATTGAGTTGCCTTTACTTAAAACCCGGTATATACATTGGTTAAACTTCAAGTATAACATACCCGGTTATTTGCATTGGGGGCTCAATCATTGGCGAACGGATCCCTGGGATGAACAAACTTCAATTAATTATGAAGGAGGAAATATTTTACCGGGAGGCGACTCCTGGATAATTTATCCAAAAGGTGATAAACTTCTTAGTTCAATCCGGTTTGAAGCTATGCGTGATGGCATTGTGGATTATGAACTTTTCAAGATGCTCGAAAAGAAAGATCCAGAAGCGGCCCGCGATATCATTGATAAAGTGATTTATAGTTTTGATAGATATGATAACAACATAGCTGCGTTCAGAGAGCACAGAAGAAAGTTGATGGAACTGTTATCTGAATAA